TGGTGATCATCTGTGTAACCGGTGACCTGCAATGGACCAACCTCGGCTTCGAGGCCAAAGTGGTGAACGCATTAAAAGGAATCCCGGTTCGTATGATCTCTTACGGTGGTAGCGACTACAACATCTCATTCCTGGTACAGGCTGACGACAAGAAACGCGCCCTCCAGGCATTGAGCGACAACCTGTTTGCTGAAGATAACAAGTAATCATATCTCTACCCCTTCCGCAAGAAGGGGTATTTTTCAAATATACTCAGGTAAATAACAATAAAAACTATATTTCTAAAGATGAATACTAAAGGAAATTTCCCCGTAGAGAATTTTAAGAAATTACAGACTCCGTTCTATTTCTACAATACGGACTTGCTTCGTGAAACGCTTGACGTTGTAAATCAGGAAAGCAATAAATACGATAACTTCCACGTACACTATGCAATCAAAGCGAACGCTAACCCCAAATTGCTCAAAATCATCCGTGAGCAGGGATTGGGCGTTGACTGCGTGAGCGGCGGCGAGATCCTGGCTGCATTGAAAGCTGGTTTTTCTGCAAACAAAATCGTTTTTGCCGGTGTAGGTAAAGCCGACTGGGAAATCAATCTTGGTTTGGATCACGACATCTTCTGCTTTAATGCTGAGTCAATTCCAGAACTGGAAGTAATCAACGAACTGGCTGAAGCAAAAGGCAAAGTAGCATCAATCGCATTGCGTATCAATCCTGACGTAGCTGCTGACACTCACCACTATATCACTACCGGTCTGAAAGAGAACAAATTCGGCATCAGCCTTTCTCACATGGATCATGTAATTGATGTGGTCGCTTCAATGAAAAACCTGAAGCTGATCGGTCTGCACTTCCACATCGGATCTCAAATCCTGGATATGGGCAACTTCAAAAGCCTTTGCGTACGCATCAACGAACTACAAGACAAACTGGAAGCCCGCAATGTAAAACTGGAATTAATCAATGTAGGTGGAGGTTTAGGTATCGACTACCAACAGCCTGAACAGAACCCAATCCCGGGATTCGCTGCATACTTCGAAACTTTCCACAAACACCTGAAACTGCGTGCAGGACAAGGCGTTCACTTCGAATTAGGACGTTCTATCGTATGTCAGTGCGGTAGCCTGATCACCAAAGTGCTTTACGTAAAAGAGGGTGTAAATAAGAAATTCGCTATCGTAGATGCCGGTATGACCGATCTTATCCGTCCGGCTCTTTACCAGGCTTACCACAAAATCGAAAACATCACCTCTGAAGGTGAAATGGAAGCTTACGACGTAGTAGGTCCTATCTGCGAATCGTCTGATACTTTCGCGAAAGCGCTTGACCTGAACAAAACAAAACGTGGCGACCTGATCGCTATGCGTTCTGCCGGTGCTTACGGTGAAATCATGGCTTCTCAGTACAATTGCCGCCTGTTGCCGGCGTCTTACCTGACTGAAGATTTCGTAGTAGTTGAAGAAAACGAAGACTAATCTGTCGTTACAGTATAATGCAAAAAGAGCGGATTCCGGTTTGGAATCCGCTCTTTTTTTGCTTAATGAATATCTTTATAAAGATTGAAGAAATGCAAACATACAACCTTTCCGCAATCATCATATCTAATATTGTGCTATCTATCCGACAAGCGGCTTCAGGCCGCTTGTCGGAATGCGACAGAGCGTTCAGCGGCTTCAAGCCGCATGTCGCGTAGTCAACTATACCAGAACGCTATCGCTTTAAAGCGTGTTACGGCAATATTAGCGCAAGACTAACGCACTCATCTGAAGCCACAACGAGACAATATAATCGTATCTATCATCCAATCGAATCAATGTATGCCGCTGAAATCAATTACGCAGTAATATCTATCAGCACCTGACCGTCAAAATCAACCTGATCTCCGGCCCGCAGCTTTTTTCTTTTCTGAAATTCCACCTGACCGTTCAGTTTCACATAACCTTCAACAATCACGGTATTAGCCATACCACCGCTCTCTACCAGGCGAAGTATCTTCAGCAACTTGTTCAGCTCAATAAATTCGCGCCCCTCTAATGAAAATTCCATATCCGTTGAATGTTTAGAGCCTGTTTAAATTTTACCGAAACATTTTCATATAAGGAGATAAAACTCCTTTCTTTGCTCCTTTTTTAGCCTCTTTAGGGTATATTTTTCACTTTTCCCCCTTGATTTAGCCCGCTAAATCTGCGTGATAAAAGCAAAAAATCTACCTCGAAACAGCCCTTAAAAAGTCGAGCAATAAAATTTAAACAGGCTCTTAGTATATAAAAAAAGTCCTGCAAAAACTGCAAGACTTTCCAATTGGTGGTGGGCCCAATAGGATTCGAACCTATGACCCCCTGCTTGTAAGGCAGGTGCTCTGAACCAGCTGAGCTATGAGCCCCAATATTTGTTTTGTTGAATGAGTGGGAGTAATACTCCTTGTAAATCGTGGGTCCAATAGGATTCGAACCTATGACCCTCTGCTTGTAAGGCAGATGCTCTGAACCAGCTGAGCTATGAACCCGATTTATGCAATAACTTTGATGAACGTCTGGAGAAATTCTCCTGTAAATCGTGGGTCCAATAGGATTCGAACCTATGACCCTCTGCTTGTAAGGCAGATGCTCTGAACCAGCTGAGCTATGAACCCGATTTATGCAATAACTTTGATGAACGTTTGGAGTAAATCCTCCTGTAAATCGTGGGTCCAATAGGATTCGAACCTATGACCCTCTGCTTGTAAGGCAGATGCTCTGAACCAGCTGAGCTATGAACCCGATTTATGCAATAACTTTGATGAACGTCTGGAGAAATTCTCCTGTAAATCGTGGGTCCAATAGGATTCGAACCTATGACCCTCTGCTTGTAAGGCAGATGCTCTGAACCAGCTGAGCTATGAACCCGATTTATGCAATAACTTTGATGAACGTTTGGAGTAAATCCTCCTGTAAATCGTGGGTCCAATAGGATTCGAACCTATGACCCTCTGCTTGTAAGGCAGATGCTCTGAACCAGCTGAGCTATGAACCCGATTTTGCAATAACTAAGATGAACATTTGGAGTAAATTCTCCTGTAAATCGTGGGTCCAATAGGATTCGAACCTATGACCCTCTGCTTGTAAGGCAGATGCTCTGAACCAGCTGAGCTATGAACCCGATTTGTTAAGAAGCTTTATTTCTCAAAAGCGATGCAAAGGTACGACTTTTCCGCAAACCTCCAAATTTTTCATACAAACTTCTACAAAAAAGTCTCTATCCATCGTATTTTCCGACAAATAAGCATTAAATTTGCAGGGTAATAGAACCTAATTTATGAGATTAAATTCATTAACCGCTATTTCACCCGTTGATGGGCGTTACAGAGACAAAGCAGAAGCTTTAGACCTATACTTTTCAGAGTTTGCACTAATCCGTTACCGCGTACTGGTTGAAGTAGAATACTTTATCGCACTTTGCGAGCTTCCATTACCGGAATTACGTAATATTTCAGCCGACAAATTTGAGCCATTAAGAGAAATCTACCGTTCGTTTACCGAAGAAGATGCTCTGAAAATCAAATCTATCGAGTCGGTTACCAACCACGACGTAAAAGCCGTAGAATATTTCATCAAAGAAAAATTCGACATCTTAGGTCTTCAGGAATACAAAGAGTTTATTCACTTCGGACTGACTTCACAAGATATCAACAACACATCAATCCCGGTTTCTATCAAAGAGGCGGTAGATAAAATCTACATTCCATTGCTGGAGAAACTGATTGAGACGTTAAAAGGATTCGCCATCGAATGGAAAGAAATCCCGATGTTGGCAAAAACACACGGACAGCCTGCCTCTCCTACCCGTCTGGGCAAAGAGGTGATGGTATTTGTTTACCGTCTGGAAAAACAACTGGAGCAACTGAAAGCAGTTCCTCACAGCGGTAAATTCGGTGGTGCTACCGGAAACTTCAACGCTCACACCGTTGCATACCCTTCTTTCGACTGGAAAGCCTTCGGCGAGAAATTCCTGAGCGAAAAACTGGGTATCATCCGCGAAGATTACACCACACAGATTTCAAACTACGACAATCTGGCTGCTTTGTTCGATGCTTTGAAACGCATCAACACCATCGTGATTGACATGAACCGCGACTTCTGGCAATATGTTTCGATGGAATACTTCAAACAGAAAATCAAAGCCGGTGAAGTAGGTTCTTCAGCCATGCCGCACAAGGTTAACCCTATCGACTTTGAGAACTCGGAAGGGAACCTCGGTATCGCAAATGCAATTCTGGAGCATTTGGCAACCAAATTGCCTATTTCACGTTTGCAGCGCGACCTGACCGACTCAACCGTATTGCGTAACGTGGGTGTTCCGTTTGCTCACACGATGATCGCATTCCAGAGCTCATTGAAGGGGCTGAACAAACTGTTGCTGAATGAAAAAGCATTACAGGCTGACCTCGAAGGTTGCTGGAACGTGGTTGCTGAAGGCATCCAGACTATTCTTCGTCGTGAAGGTTATCCACAACCATACGAGGCATTGAAAGGATTGACCCGTACCAATGAAGAGGTGAACGAATCTTCTATCCATCGCTTTATCGACACATTGAATGTAAGTGAGGCGATTAAAGACGAGCTTAAAAAAATAACACCGCACAATTATACAGGAATCTAATTTATACCGTTATATAAAACACAAAGACAACAAAGCCGAGAGGCCCGTAATATTTAATTTAATTTACAAATGAAGACAGAAAGAGAACACAAGCGTCCAAGGATTGGCTCAGCCAACAAAGATGTAAACCGTGAGGGTAACAATTACGAGAGAGGGAACTCTCAATTTTCAGGCGGACGTCAATTTGAAAGAAGGAATGATGGAGGTTACGAACGCAGAAATGACCGTTTCGAGCGCCCGTCACAAGGCGGAGACAGAGATGGTAACCGTTTCGAACGCCCACGCCGTGAAGGTGGATACGAACAACGCCAGGGCGGATATAACCGCGAAGGTGGCAACCGTGAGGGTGGATTCCGTCGTGAAGGTGGATACAACCGCGAAGGTGGATTCAATCGTGAAGGAGGTAACCGCGAAGGTGGATTCCGTCGCGAGGGTGGATACAATCGTGAGGGAGGTAACCGCGAAGGCGGATTCCGTCGCGAAGGTGGATACAATCGTGAAGGAGGTAACCGCGAAGGAGGTTTTCGTCGTGAAGGCGGATACAACCGCGAAGGTGGCAACCGTGAGGGCGGATTCCGTCGTGAAGGTGGATTCAACCGCGAGGGAGGTAATCGCGAAGGCGGATTCGACAGACCACGTAAACCGTTTAACCGCGAAGGCGGATACAATAACAGAGACGGAAGAAGCAATGACCGTCCTTTCAACCGTGACCGCAATTTTGGCGGCGGACAAGGAGGATATAACCGTGGTGGTGGAAACCGTCCCGGTGGCAGACCCTTCCAGAGAAATGACCGTTTCAACAGAGAACCGTTCGTAAAACCGAAAGAGGTTGAATACAACGATACAATCACCGATCCAAACGAGCCTATTCGTCTGAACAAATTCCTGGCTAACGCTGGTATTTGCTCACGTCGTGAAGCGGATGAATTTATCCAGGCCGGTGTGGTGAAAGTAAATGGTGAAGTGGTTACCGAACTGGGAACCAAAGTTCACCGTTACGATCAGATCCATTTCCACGATGACGCGGTGAAACTGGAGCGCAAAATCTACGTTTTGCTCAACAAACCGAAAGATTGCGTAACAACTGCTGATGATCCACAGGCACGTACCACTGTAATGGAGCTGGTAAAAGAGGCATGTCACGAACGCATTTATCCGGTAGGTCGTCTGGATAAAAACACAACCGGTGTTTTATTGCTGACTAACGACGGTGACCTGGCATCAAAACTGATGCACCCGAAATTCCTGAAGAAAAAAATCTACCACGTGTGGTTAGATAAAGATATTCCAATGGAAGATTTGCAGAAAATTGCTGACGGAATCGAACTGGAAGACGGAGAAATCCACGCTGACGCTATCAGCTACGCCAACGAAGAATCCAGTAAAGAAGTCGGAATCGAAATTC
The Parabacteroides sp. FAFU027 DNA segment above includes these coding regions:
- the purB gene encoding adenylosuccinate lyase, with protein sequence MRLNSLTAISPVDGRYRDKAEALDLYFSEFALIRYRVLVEVEYFIALCELPLPELRNISADKFEPLREIYRSFTEEDALKIKSIESVTNHDVKAVEYFIKEKFDILGLQEYKEFIHFGLTSQDINNTSIPVSIKEAVDKIYIPLLEKLIETLKGFAIEWKEIPMLAKTHGQPASPTRLGKEVMVFVYRLEKQLEQLKAVPHSGKFGGATGNFNAHTVAYPSFDWKAFGEKFLSEKLGIIREDYTTQISNYDNLAALFDALKRINTIVIDMNRDFWQYVSMEYFKQKIKAGEVGSSAMPHKVNPIDFENSEGNLGIANAILEHLATKLPISRLQRDLTDSTVLRNVGVPFAHTMIAFQSSLKGLNKLLLNEKALQADLEGCWNVVAEGIQTILRREGYPQPYEALKGLTRTNEEVNESSIHRFIDTLNVSEAIKDELKKITPHNYTGI
- the lysA gene encoding diaminopimelate decarboxylase, whose product is MNTKGNFPVENFKKLQTPFYFYNTDLLRETLDVVNQESNKYDNFHVHYAIKANANPKLLKIIREQGLGVDCVSGGEILAALKAGFSANKIVFAGVGKADWEINLGLDHDIFCFNAESIPELEVINELAEAKGKVASIALRINPDVAADTHHYITTGLKENKFGISLSHMDHVIDVVASMKNLKLIGLHFHIGSQILDMGNFKSLCVRINELQDKLEARNVKLELINVGGGLGIDYQQPEQNPIPGFAAYFETFHKHLKLRAGQGVHFELGRSIVCQCGSLITKVLYVKEGVNKKFAIVDAGMTDLIRPALYQAYHKIENITSEGEMEAYDVVGPICESSDTFAKALDLNKTKRGDLIAMRSAGAYGEIMASQYNCRLLPASYLTEDFVVVEENED
- a CDS encoding RNA-binding S4 domain-containing protein — its product is MEFSLEGREFIELNKLLKILRLVESGGMANTVIVEGYVKLNGQVEFQKRKKLRAGDQVDFDGQVLIDITA
- a CDS encoding pseudouridine synthase, coding for MKTEREHKRPRIGSANKDVNREGNNYERGNSQFSGGRQFERRNDGGYERRNDRFERPSQGGDRDGNRFERPRREGGYEQRQGGYNREGGNREGGFRREGGYNREGGFNREGGNREGGFRREGGYNREGGNREGGFRREGGYNREGGNREGGFRREGGYNREGGNREGGFRREGGFNREGGNREGGFDRPRKPFNREGGYNNRDGRSNDRPFNRDRNFGGGQGGYNRGGGNRPGGRPFQRNDRFNREPFVKPKEVEYNDTITDPNEPIRLNKFLANAGICSRREADEFIQAGVVKVNGEVVTELGTKVHRYDQIHFHDDAVKLERKIYVLLNKPKDCVTTADDPQARTTVMELVKEACHERIYPVGRLDKNTTGVLLLTNDGDLASKLMHPKFLKKKIYHVWLDKDIPMEDLQKIADGIELEDGEIHADAISYANEESSKEVGIEIHSGRNRIVRRIFEHLGYRVMKLDRVYFAGLTKKNLPRGRWRYLTQQEVNMLRMGAFE